Proteins encoded in a region of the Ranitomeya imitator isolate aRanImi1 chromosome 9, aRanImi1.pri, whole genome shotgun sequence genome:
- the IRX6 gene encoding iroquois-class homeodomain protein IRX-6, protein MVIKKSGAEMSFSQFGYPYNGNSQFLVTTNPGTMCYDSSVSRSLPEVSAASAQTPTICCPSYENRLLVSTRTDLSAALGVYNPQYSTASPSYTSYLPCSSDPTALYSTLTSQYDTKDGSGSFHPGLAQPAAYYPYDHSLGQYQYDRFGTLDFTVSTRRKNATRETTSTLKTWLYEHRKNPYPTKGEKIMLAIITKMTLTQVSTWFANARRRLKKENKMTWSPKNKPGDEGKEAKSDVDDYSPGDEKMCKSDKELKQTDLDGTEEEPNSLQSEDKTMDYHHDLARSSLYASGTGESILTQNCNAATNPCNKDNTEDFLGLMVEKKSFQGYSEHIVSCENAEKPRIWSLAHTAGATITVDTESGNSRSMSPDCLFVRRRHSTHGLCNETRSLHSIKTQTHTECSFEEMSQSAKVYRTSTFNLQSFQLSCPYPVLGESCEYSSGVEGSERSMKTNKDVSEYRHTSFMDDNDLLRTAFRPVMRRIIHQA, encoded by the exons ATGGTAATAAAAAAATCAGGAGCAGAGATGTCATTTTCTCAGTTTGGATATCCATATAACGGCAACTCTCAG TTTTTGGTTACTACAAATCCAGGCACAATGTGTTATGACTCCTCAGTCTCCAGATCTCTGCCTGAGGTCTCTGCGGCTTCTGCCCAGACCCCAACCATCTGCTGCCCCTCTTATGAGAACAGGCTGCTGGTCAGCACAAGGACTGATCTCAGCGCAGCGCTCGGAGTGTATAACCCTCAGTATAGCACCGCCAGCCCCAGCTACACTAGTTACCTACCCTGCAGCTCCGACCCAACAGCCTTATATTCTACTTTG ACCTCACAGTATGACACGAAGGACGGCTCCGGATCCTTCCATCCAGGGCTCGCTCAGCCCGCTGCCTACTATCCATACGATCACTCCTTGGGGCAGTACCAGTACGACAG GTTTGGAACACTTGATTTTACTGTCTCGACAAGACGGAAAAATGCAACCAGAGAGACCACAAGCACCCTTAAGACCTGGTTATATGAACATAGGAAAAATCCCTATCCAACAAAAGGTGAAAAAATTATGTTGGCGATTATTACAAAGATGACGCTCACACAAGTCTCAACTTGGTTTGCCAATGCAAGAAGGAGGTTAAAAAAGGAAAATAAGATGACGTGGTCACCAAAAAATAAGCCTGGAGATGAAGGTAAAGAAGCCAAAAGTGATGTAGACGACTACAGTCCAGGAG ATGAAAAAATGTGTAAAAGTGACAAGGAGCTGAAGCAAACTGATCTGGATGGCACTGAGGAAGAGCCCAACAGCCTACAGAGTGAAGACAAGACCATGGATTATCATCATGACTTGGCCAGATCCAGCTTATACGCTTCAGGAACCGGTGAAAGCATTTTGACACAAAATTGCAATGCAGCGACCAATCCATGTAATAAAGATAATACAGAAGACTTTTTAGGACTAATGGTGGAGAAAAAAAGCTTCCAAGGATACAGCGAACACATAGTAAGTTGTGAGAAtgctgaaaaacctagaatatggtCGTTGGCGCACACAGCAGGTGCCACGATTACTGTGGACACTGAAAGTGGTAATAGTAGGTCAATGAGCCCTGACTGTCTCTTTGTGAGAAGAAGACACTCTACCCATGGCTTGTGCAATGAGACGAGGTCCTTGCATAGTATAAAGACTCAAACTCACACCGAATGTTCTTTCGAAGAAATGTCCCAGTCAGCTAAAGTTTATAGGACTTCAACATTCAACTTACAATCATTTCAACTCAGCTGTCCATACCCTGTATTGGGAGAATCATGTGAATATTCCTCTGGAGTGGAAG